From the Natranaeroarchaeum aerophilus genome, one window contains:
- a CDS encoding DUF7287 family protein, with protein sequence MAGTTNFWTEERAQTAQDFAIGISIFLLVVGAVFAYFPTLFTPYGQAIQGEDTSAQAERVGMLIVDGEEDRNVLTDESWVDEEGGQLQQDFGLASTSQVEITLTELEPDGEERARGGHEHQEQDASSISRIVQVNHEEFGDVNEDDCDPACRLTVRVW encoded by the coding sequence ATGGCGGGAACGACGAACTTCTGGACCGAAGAACGCGCCCAGACCGCCCAGGACTTTGCGATCGGTATCAGCATCTTCCTGCTGGTCGTCGGCGCGGTGTTTGCGTACTTCCCGACGCTGTTTACCCCCTACGGACAGGCGATTCAGGGTGAGGATACCAGTGCGCAGGCCGAACGTGTTGGGATGTTGATCGTCGATGGTGAAGAGGATCGAAATGTCCTCACTGACGAGTCGTGGGTTGACGAAGAGGGTGGACAACTTCAGCAAGATTTCGGGCTAGCCTCTACGTCTCAAGTCGAAATTACATTAACTGAATTGGAACCAGACGGTGAGGAGAGAGCAAGAGGGGGCCACGAACATCAGGAACAGGATGCGTCGTCTATCTCCCGGATCGTACAGGTTAATCACGAAGAGTTTGGCGACGTTAATGAGGATGATTGCGATCCAGCCTGCCGACTCACAGTGAGGGTCTGGTAA